A stretch of the Lolium perenne isolate Kyuss_39 chromosome 3, Kyuss_2.0, whole genome shotgun sequence genome encodes the following:
- the LOC127344408 gene encoding wall-associated receptor kinase 5 has translation MAMFLQLGLGLILLAAQYGPGAAVPSSECRRKCGNVDIPYPFGIDPKIPNCSLAEGFDLSCDEVQGGVSMPFRGAFEVLNISLTNSTVRVLNYIVGYCYNTSTKSMEQLGRYGGVNIGSPSSPYRVSNIRNRFTVIGCCALALMSDYDITGYRGYGVATCRNLSDLVDGVCSGIGCSQTTIPKRIYFYETQFQDSVNASQSQTWKFSPCSYAVVMEAAQFRFSAEYISTKKFNDSYGGGRAPMIFDWAIRDANSCDVAKQNKTGTYACLSSNSMCVDSINDLGYMCNCTHGYEGNPYLPGGCKDVNECYKNPCPSDGFCRNTVGGRKCSCRVGKKYSEKSNTCNPDTSLIIGVTIGSFGLMIIIIIIVFWVQMIIQKRKLNKVKQEHFLEHGGLLLFDRMKSEKGLAFTVFSEAELIQITDNYDNSRILGKGGHGMVYKGVVKNNIPAAIKRCFLVDERQKKEFGKEMLILSQINHKNIVKLLGCCLEVEVPILVYEFVPNGTLFELIHGKNRALQISFSTLLRIAHEAAEGLNFLHSYASPPIIHGDVKSSNILLDENYMAKVSDFGASILAPSDKEQFVTMVQGTCGYLDPEYMQTCQLTDKSDVYSFGVILLEILTGQLPLKLEGCEKPRSLSLLFLSAMKGNNLDDVLVSHVKGQESMELLSGLADLAKRCLDMCGDNRPSMKDVADELNRLRKLSVHPWIRVGVETEEESLLVGESTPVYEFEQSTGYTADESEDRPINPRSVNYAR, from the exons ATGGCAATGTTCTTGCAGCTTGGCCTCGGTCTCATATTGCTTGCAGCGCAATATGGCCCTGGAGCTGCGGTTCCTAGCTCAGAGTGCCGAAGAAAATGTGGCAATGTTGATATACCGTATCCATTCGGTATTGATCCGAAGATTCCGAACTGCTCCCTCGCGGAAGGCTTCGACCTCAGTTGTGATGAGGTCCAAGGGGGCGTCTCCATGCCATTCAGGGGTGCCTTTGAGGTGCTCAATATCTCATTGACTAATAGCACTGTCCGGGTGCTGAATTACATCGTGGGGTACTGCTACAACACCTCTACCAAGAGCATGGAGCAGCTTGGCCGTTATGGCGGGGTCAACATAGGAAGCCCTTCTTCTCCGTACCGTGTCTCAAACATCCGAAACAGGTTTACAGTCATCGGATGTTGCGCCCTCGCCTTGATGTCTGACTACGATATCACAGGCTACCGAGGCTATGGCGTCGCAACATGCCGCAACCTGTCAGACTTAGTGGACGGGGTCTGCTCCGGTATTGGTTGCTCCCAGACTACCATACCCAAGAGGATTTACTTCTACGAAACACAGTTCCAAGACTCGGTTAACGCGAGTCAGAGTCAAACCTGGAAGTTCAGCCCGTGCAGCTATGCGGTAGTGATGGAGGCAGCACAATTCAGATTCAGCGCTGAGTACATAAGCACCAAGAAGTTTAATGACTCGTATGGTGGTGGGCGGGCGCCTATGATATTTGATTGGGCTATAAGAGATGCCAACTCGTGTGATGTCGCAAAACAGAATAAGACAGGTACTTACGCTTGCCTCAGCAGCAACAGCATGTGTGTGGATTCTATCAATGATCTAGGGTACATGTGCAATTGCACCCATGGGTATGAAGGCAACCCTTATCTTCCAGGCGGATGCAAAG ATGTTAATGAATGCTATAAAAACCCATGCCCTTCAGATGGCTTTTGCCGCAATACTGTTGGAGGACGCAAGTGTTCTTGCCGAGTAGGGAAAAAATATAGTGAGAAAAGCAATACATGCAACCCTGACACCAGCTTAATAATAG GAGTTACAATAGGATCATTTGGTCTAATGATTATCATCATTATCATTGTCTTCTGGGTACAGATGATAATTCAGAAGAGAAAACTGAACAAAGTTAAGCAGGAGCATTTTCTTGAGCATGGAGGCTTGCTTTTATTTGATAGGATGAAATCAGAGAAAGGTCTTGCGTTCACCGTCTTTTCAGAAGCTGAACTCATACAAATCACTGACAACTATGATAATAGCAGAATACTTGGAAAAGGAGGCCATGGAATGGTCTATAAAGGAGTAGTAAAGAACAACATCCCAGCTGCAATTAAAAGATGTTTCTTGGTTGATGAAAGGcagaagaaagaatttggcaaggAGATGCTCATTTTGTCCCAAATCAATCACAAGAACATTGTTAAACTGTTGGGTTGTTGCCTTGAGGTGGAAGTTCCAATTCTGGTATATGAGTTTGTCCCGAATGGTACTTTGTTCGAGCTTATCCACGGCAAGAACCGAGCACTGCAAATCTCCTTTAGCACTCTCTTGAGGATTGCCCATGAAGCAGCCGAAGGACTCAACTTCCTCCATTCATACGCATCTCCCCCAATAATTCATGGTGATGTGAAAAGTTCGAACATTCTTCTTGATGAAAACTACATGGCAAAAGTGTCAGACTTTGGAGCATCCATACTAGCCCCATCCGACAAAGAGCAGTTTGTCACAATGGTTCAAGGTACTTGTGGTTACCTTGATCCTGAGTACATGCAAACATGTCAGTTAACAGACAAAAGCGACGTATATAGCttcggagttatcctcttagagaTTCTCACAGGCCAGTTGCCACTGAAGCTTGAAGGGTGTGAGAAGCCAAGAAGCTTGTCGTTGCTTTTCCTATCTGCTATGAAGGGGAACAATCTTGATGATGTGTTGGTGAGTCACGTGAAAGGCCAAGAGAGCATGGAGCTATTGAGTGGACTTGCAGACCTAGCTAAGAGATGCCTAGATATGTGCGGAGACAACAGGCCCTCGATGAAAGATGTCGCCGATGAGCTCAACAGGTTGAGGAAGCTTTCGGTTCATCCTTGGATACGTGTAGGTGTAGAGACAGAGGAAGAAAGCCTTCTTGTTGGAGAATCTACACCTGTTTATGAATTTGAACAAAGTACTGGGTATACTGCAGATGAAAGTGAGGACCGGCCCATAAACCCTAGAAGTGTTAATTATGCAAGATAA
- the LOC139838185 gene encoding uncharacterized protein: MGSSSASSISSLAAALGAPPAQLLTRDNALMWKALVVPALRGARVLKLVEGSDKAPAETIEVDTDGVKSEVDNPAYDVWIARDQQVLRYLLSCLSSDMLSHVLGLETSAEVWKTINSLTTTQSKARAQHLRSALNDTKKGNMSAEKYFAKMKVLASELAAVGKPLDDDELIWYMLHGLGEDYNNLKTAVRANPSTSLTNLYSQLQSFDQMHKLGDSVAEEFVSSANLARRAPDRPPDYGAPQDDYRRDDYRDRRDDRRPDDYRDRRDDQRLRYDDRRPRYDDRPKRRDDGPRDGPRDDGRRRDRVPTPFVDVDCQICKKHGHPAEVCWWRFQRDRRNGGGRRDDQDNKGANLASYGVDTNWYSDTGATNHITSELSKLSTQEKYTGRDHVHTADGNDVLDEQEVTEKDLSENPAENSSNGSSSVAAQNDEAGGRSQVDSPAQTAQTSDHVPDLSRRGRSRSLSPRRRSRSASPSRPARHVASPDWSPSPARGGHTPGSVSPADAGSPAASTDTTTGSFSAADDNYNDSVSAGSSVDTHTAPNSVATGNPAPTTSIRPRTRLQHGIRQPKRYTDGTIRYGLSAATGEPQTLGEALKDSRWCEAMSEEYNALIHNKTWHLVPSNPSKNIIDCKWVYRIKKHADGTIDRYKARLVAKEAGA; this comes from the exons ATGGGTTCTTCATCAGCATCATCGATCTCCTCCCTGGCCGCTGCCCTGGGCGCGCCCCCTGCACAGCTCCTCACTCGCGACAATGCCCTGATGTGGAAAGCCCTTGTAGTCCCGGCACTCCGAGGTGCTCGCGTTCTCAAGCTCGTTGAAGGAAGTGACAAGGCCCCTGCAGAAACCATCGAAGTAGACACTGATGGTGTTAAGAGCGAAGTTGACAACCCTGCATATGACGTATGGATAGCCCGTGATCAACAGGTTTTGCGCTATCTTCTGAGTTGCTTGTCATCTGATATGCTTTCTCATGTTCTTGGACTTGAGACCTCTGCTGAAGTGTGGAAAACCATCAATTCTCTCACAACAACTCAGTCAAAGGCCAGGGCTCAACACCTCCGTTCTGCACTCAACGACACCAAGAAGGGAAATATGTCTGCTGAAAAATACTTTGCAAAGATGAAAGTTCTCGCGTCGGAGCTCGCTGCTGTGGGCAAACCACTTGATGATGATGAGTTGATTTGGTACATGCTTCATGGACTCGGTGAAGATTACAACAATCTGAAGACAGCAGTGCGTGCAAATCCGTCAACTTCCCTGACCAATCTTTACAGTCAGCTTCAGTCCTTTGATCAGATGCACAAACTTGGAGACTCAGTTGCAGAAGAGTTTGTCTCCTCTGCTAATCTTGCTCGCCGCGCCCCTGATCGTCCGCCAGATTATGGAGCTCCGCAGGATGACTACCGTCGTGATGACTACCGTGACCGTCGTGATGATCGTCGCCCTGATGATTATCGTGACAGACGCGATGATCAGCGCCTGCGCTATGATGACAGACGCCCTCGCTATGATGACCGACCCAAGCGTCGGGATGATGGACCAAGAGATGGGCCTCGTGATGATGGCCGTCGTCGAGACAGAGTTCCTACTCCGTTTGTTGATGTTGACTGCCAGATATGTAAGAAGCATGGACATCCTGCTGAGGTGTGCTGGTGGAGGTTTCAGCGTGATAGGCGCAATGGTGGTGGTCGCCGTGATGATCAAGATAACAAGGGTGCAAACCTGGCATCCTATGGTGTGGACACAAACTGGTATTCTGACACTGGTGCTACAAACCACATTACAAGTGAATTGAGCAAACTATCCACCCAGGAGAAGTACACAGGACGTGATCATGTGCACACGGCTGATGGCAACG ATGTTCTTGATGAACAGGAAGTAACAGAAAAAGATTTGAGTGAAAATCCTGCAGAAAACAGCTCAAATGGCAGTTCTAGTGTCGCTGCACAAAATGACGAAGCTGGCGGGAGATCCCAGGTTGATTCTCCCGCCCAAACCGCCCAGACCTCGGATCATGTACCCGATCTGTCTCGGCGCGGGCGATCGAGGTCGCTGTCGCCGCGTCGCCGGTCTCGCTCCGCGTCCCCGTCCCGCCCTGCACGCCACGTCGCCTCGCCCGACTGGTCCCCCTCTCCGGCGCGTGGAGGCCACACCCCAGGCTCTGTCAGCCCTGCCGATGCAGGCAGTCCAGCAGCCTCTACCGACACGACAACTGGCAGCTTTTCTGCTGCCGATGATAACTACAATGATTCTGTGTCTGCTGGATCTTCTGTGGACACACACACTGCACCAAATTCTGTTGCCACCGGCAATCCAGCTCCGACAACCTCCATACGTCCTCGTACTCGTCTTCAACACGGCATTCGTCAGCCTAAACGGTACACAGATGGCACTATCAGATATGGACTGTCTGCAGCGACGGGGGAACCACAGACACTTGGGGAAGCCCTTAAAGATTCTCGATGGTGTGAGGCTATGTCTGAGGAGTATAATGCACTTATACACAACAAAACTTGGCACTTGGTTCCGTCAAATCCAAGTAAGAATATTATTGACTGCAAATGGGTTTATCGCATTAAGAAGCATGCTGATGGTACAATTGATAGATACAAAGCTCGTCTTGTTGCCAAAG AGGCTGGAGCTTaa